GAACCCGGCGGCCAGCGCGGTGCCGAGCCCGGTGCCGACGGCGAGCATGACCACGGCCTGGCCGAGGGCGTCCTTGAGGAGGTAGGGGGTCGAGGCACCCAGTGCCTTCAGCACGGCGACGTCGCCGCTGCGCTGGATGGTCCACACGGTGAAGAAGGCCCCTATCACCAGGGCCGAGATGGCGAAGAGGAAGCCGCGCATCAGCTGGAGCGAGCCGTTCTCCGCCTGGTACGAGCCTATGGCGCCCAGGGCCTCGTCGACGGTCTGCGCCCGGGTGCCGGCGGCCCGGTCGGCGGCGGCCAGGTCCGCTCCGGCGCCGGAGACGGCGATCACGGTGGCGAGGGTGTCGAGGGAGGTTCCGGGGTTGCCGATGCGCTGCCAGTCGTCGAGGTCCATCCAGACGACCGGGGTGTGGCTGTAGGAGGCGGTGCCGGAGACGGAGGCCACGGACAGTTCGAGCGGACCGACCTTGAGCCGGGCCCCGGCGGCGAGTCCGCCGAGCTCACGGGCGGCCTTCTCGGTGAGGACCACCTGCCCCTGGGTGAGGCCGCTCCCGCGGGGGGCGAGCGTACCGGCCGGGTCGGCGCCGAAGACGGACACGGCGGCGGTGCGCTCGCCCGAGACGGCGTTGGTGGTGCGGATGCCGAGCGGCTGGGCCGAGGTGACCCCGGCCCGGGCGCGCCAGGTCAGCCAGGCCTTCTCGGGTACCTGCGAGTTGGTGAAGGACACCTTCTGATCACCCGGGGGCGCGGCGAAGACGAGGTGGGTGGCGGGCAGGCCGGTGATGCCCGAGACGTTTTCCCGGGCCAGACCGGAGGTGAGCCCGGACAACAGGCCGACCAGCAGTGTGATCAGTAGGACGACCGAGCCCATGAGGGCGAACCGGCCCTTGGCGAACCGTAGATCTCTCCATGCGACGAACATGATCCCCACCCTGGTCTTCCGCGTGGACACACGGCATCGCGCCACAGTAGGGATCCTCGTATCGAAGGGCGGTCCGTGACATCGAACTTTTGGTTGACCGGCGCCGCCCGCGGTCGACTTACGCTGGTCTGGCCATGGAATCGCCCCCCTCCCGCCCCTCCCCGCCCGCCCGCGCCCTCACCCCGGTCTCCAAGGTGCTGCGGCTGTGCCTGCACGCGCTGCTCTTCGGGCTGCTCGCGCTGGCCGCCGGTCGCGCCCTGGCGGGCCCGGCACCCGGC
Above is a window of Streptomyces subrutilus DNA encoding:
- a CDS encoding ABC transporter permease yields the protein MFVAWRDLRFAKGRFALMGSVVLLITLLVGLLSGLTSGLARENVSGITGLPATHLVFAAPPGDQKVSFTNSQVPEKAWLTWRARAGVTSAQPLGIRTTNAVSGERTAAVSVFGADPAGTLAPRGSGLTQGQVVLTEKAARELGGLAAGARLKVGPLELSVASVSGTASYSHTPVVWMDLDDWQRIGNPGTSLDTLATVIAVSGAGADLAAADRAAGTRAQTVDEALGAIGSYQAENGSLQLMRGFLFAISALVIGAFFTVWTIQRSGDVAVLKALGASTPYLLKDALGQAVVMLAVGTGLGTALAAGFGALISGGDVPFVLDAATVLLPAAIMILLGALGAALSIRRITAVDPLTALGSAR